One stretch of Candidatus Baltobacteraceae bacterium DNA includes these proteins:
- the obgE gene encoding GTPase ObgE gives MDEVAITVAAGKGGDGIVAWRREKYVPKGGPAGGDGGKGGDVTLEADPGLSTLVDFRFKKHFAAESGRPGGTSNKSGKAGADLIVRVPVGTIVYKDEGEPDAPRVRRIADLAVPGERLVIARGGKGGLGNQHFATAARQAPRFAQFGENGESAELRLELKLLADCGIVGLPNAGKSTLLSVVSAARPKVADYPFTTLEPQLGVVRVDDFQSFVMVDVPGLIEGAHEGAGLGDRFLRHVERTRVLIHLIDGTHSPDEILASKKTIEDELSAWSPALLEKPMIVCISKLDVPEARANFEALSSSIEGLRGISAVTGNGVRELIYAAWEEIRRSPEVPVLAPEPPRIMLRAKEAFAIRIEDGVYVISGDRIERLAEQTDFDNDEALGRFERILARLGVEKRLREMGIREGDTVRIGATEFTYS, from the coding sequence ATCGACGAAGTCGCGATAACCGTCGCCGCCGGAAAGGGCGGGGACGGCATTGTCGCGTGGCGGCGGGAGAAATACGTCCCCAAGGGCGGTCCGGCCGGCGGTGACGGCGGTAAGGGCGGCGACGTCACCCTCGAAGCCGACCCCGGGCTCTCGACGTTGGTCGATTTTCGCTTCAAAAAGCACTTTGCGGCCGAGTCCGGGCGCCCGGGCGGGACTTCGAACAAGTCCGGCAAGGCCGGAGCCGACCTGATCGTCCGCGTCCCGGTCGGGACGATCGTCTATAAAGATGAAGGCGAGCCCGATGCCCCGCGCGTCCGGCGGATCGCCGACCTCGCGGTCCCCGGCGAGCGGCTCGTTATCGCGCGCGGCGGCAAGGGGGGTCTGGGGAACCAACACTTCGCGACCGCGGCGCGGCAAGCGCCGCGCTTCGCACAGTTCGGCGAAAACGGGGAGAGCGCCGAGCTGCGCCTCGAGCTCAAGCTGCTCGCCGATTGCGGCATCGTCGGACTTCCGAATGCGGGAAAGTCGACGCTGCTCTCCGTCGTCTCGGCGGCGCGTCCCAAAGTCGCGGACTATCCGTTCACGACCCTCGAACCGCAGCTCGGCGTCGTACGCGTCGATGACTTCCAGTCGTTCGTGATGGTCGACGTCCCGGGATTGATCGAAGGCGCGCATGAGGGCGCAGGTCTCGGCGATCGCTTCTTACGCCACGTCGAGCGCACGCGCGTGCTGATTCATCTGATCGACGGCACGCATTCACCGGACGAAATTCTGGCCAGCAAGAAAACGATCGAGGACGAGCTGAGCGCCTGGAGTCCCGCGCTGCTCGAGAAGCCGATGATCGTCTGCATCTCGAAACTCGACGTCCCCGAAGCGCGCGCGAATTTCGAAGCACTGTCGTCGTCGATCGAAGGCCTGCGCGGGATCTCCGCGGTGACGGGTAACGGCGTCCGCGAGCTGATTTACGCGGCGTGGGAAGAGATTCGGCGCAGTCCCGAGGTGCCAGTATTGGCGCCGGAACCGCCGCGCATCATGTTGCGTGCGAAAGAGGCGTTCGCCATTCGCATCGAGGACGGCGTTTACGTGATCAGCGGTGACCGCATCGAGCGACTCGCGGAGCAGACCGATTTCGACAACGATGAAGCACTCGGACGATTCGAACGGATCCTCGCGCGGCTCGGCGTCGAGAAGCGTTTGCGCGAGATGGGTATCCGTGAAGGCGACACCGTGCGCATCGGTGCGACCGAGTTTACGTACAGCTAA
- the purH gene encoding bifunctional phosphoribosylaminoimidazolecarboxamide formyltransferase/IMP cyclohydrolase has product MRLRDRHVQKGAALFSVYDRTGAAELARALAAAGIPIYATGGTRAHLIENGIDARDVVELTGFPSLFDGRVKTLHPKVFGAILSDRRNPKHNEEATQYEIPQLDYVVVNLYPFERTVARSGASLEEALEQIDIGGVALIRAAAKNFENVTVLCDPSQYGEIATSLPGGVDSTDRKRLATRAFERTAEYDSAIARYLEAGMIASELPGSLALTVPVAQPLRYGENPQDRAAFYLERERTLPEQLHGKELSYNNLLDLDACLRLLARAPIAFPPGTMPSRKRLHRVAIVKHTIPCGVSEQEHVAGAIRHALDTDPVSAYGGIIASDGTIDVAGAEALGEFFLEIVAAPDFEPAALEALRRKKNLRVMRYAKELPDQLMTELQVRSALGGVLAEDRDPKAVPERWEVVSKRQPTGDEWLDLAFAWDVVRHVKSNGIVIVRDRTARGICAGQTNRVSAVKIAAHRAEDNAQGSACASDGYFPFPDGLLAAADAGCTAVIAPGGSIRDNFVIEAANARGVALVFSNYRYFLH; this is encoded by the coding sequence GTGCGATTGCGTGATCGTCACGTGCAGAAGGGCGCAGCACTTTTCTCGGTCTACGACCGCACCGGCGCAGCGGAGCTTGCCCGCGCCCTAGCCGCGGCCGGCATTCCGATCTATGCGACCGGCGGAACGCGCGCGCATCTGATCGAGAACGGCATCGACGCACGCGACGTCGTCGAGCTTACCGGCTTTCCATCGTTGTTCGACGGACGCGTCAAGACGCTGCACCCGAAAGTGTTCGGGGCGATTCTTTCGGATCGCCGTAATCCCAAACACAACGAGGAAGCCACGCAATACGAGATTCCACAGCTCGACTACGTCGTCGTAAATTTATATCCGTTTGAAAGGACGGTCGCGCGTTCGGGCGCATCGCTCGAAGAAGCGCTCGAACAGATCGACATCGGCGGCGTCGCGCTGATTCGGGCCGCAGCCAAGAATTTCGAAAACGTCACGGTCCTCTGCGATCCATCGCAATACGGAGAGATCGCAACGTCGCTTCCCGGCGGCGTTGACTCGACGGACCGTAAACGTCTGGCGACGCGCGCTTTCGAACGGACCGCGGAGTACGATTCGGCGATCGCGCGTTATCTCGAAGCGGGTATGATCGCAAGCGAGTTGCCGGGTTCGCTCGCCCTGACGGTTCCCGTCGCGCAGCCGCTACGCTACGGCGAGAACCCGCAGGACCGCGCGGCGTTCTATCTCGAGCGCGAACGGACGCTCCCCGAGCAGCTGCACGGCAAGGAGCTTTCCTATAACAATTTGCTCGATCTCGATGCGTGCTTGCGGCTCTTGGCGCGCGCGCCGATCGCCTTTCCTCCCGGCACGATGCCTTCGCGAAAACGGCTTCATCGCGTCGCGATCGTCAAGCACACGATTCCGTGCGGCGTCAGCGAGCAGGAGCATGTTGCGGGTGCGATCCGGCATGCCCTCGACACCGATCCGGTTTCTGCATATGGGGGTATCATCGCTAGCGATGGGACGATCGATGTCGCGGGAGCAGAAGCGCTCGGCGAGTTCTTCTTGGAAATCGTGGCCGCACCGGATTTCGAGCCTGCCGCGCTCGAGGCGCTTCGGCGAAAAAAAAATCTTCGCGTTATGCGTTATGCCAAAGAGCTGCCGGATCAATTGATGACCGAGCTTCAAGTCCGTAGCGCTCTGGGCGGCGTCCTTGCGGAGGATCGCGATCCAAAAGCCGTCCCCGAACGATGGGAAGTCGTCAGCAAACGTCAACCGACCGGTGACGAGTGGCTCGATCTTGCTTTCGCGTGGGATGTCGTCCGGCACGTAAAGAGCAACGGGATCGTCATCGTTCGCGATCGCACCGCACGCGGGATTTGCGCAGGACAAACGAACCGCGTCAGCGCGGTGAAGATCGCTGCGCATCGCGCCGAAGACAATGCGCAAGGCTCGGCCTGCGCGAGTGACGGCTACTTTCCGTTTCCGGATGGGTTGCTCGCGGCCGCCGACGCAGGCTGTACCGCGGTAATCGCACCCGGCGGGTCGATTCGCGACAATTTCGTCATCGAAGCCGCGAACGCGCGTGGCGTGGCACTCGTGTTTTCGAACTACCGGTACTTCTTGCACTGA
- the nadD gene encoding nicotinate (nicotinamide) nucleotide adenylyltransferase: protein MKIGLFGGAFDPVHNAHLFVAEAVRAAERLDRVVFLPLRAGHHRNALRGSVEDRATMLRLAIASNPAFALDLTDTDEEATGYTADLLPRMRALYPDDELYFIAGSDSIVRGGWQRIDDVFAQLDGFLIVPRPEIERSELDVALAALPPQLRAKIHFIDLPLHMDSATTVRDRLEALETVRYLVPEAVWRYITERGLYTNGVAQK from the coding sequence ATGAAGATTGGGCTGTTTGGGGGCGCATTTGATCCCGTTCATAATGCGCATCTGTTCGTAGCCGAGGCGGTGCGAGCTGCGGAGCGTCTCGATCGCGTCGTTTTCCTGCCACTGCGCGCGGGACACCATCGTAACGCGTTGCGCGGAAGCGTCGAAGATCGGGCGACGATGCTGCGTCTAGCGATCGCCTCGAACCCGGCGTTCGCCCTCGACCTCACCGATACGGACGAAGAGGCAACCGGCTACACCGCGGATTTGCTGCCACGCATGCGCGCACTCTATCCCGACGACGAGCTTTACTTCATCGCTGGGAGCGATTCGATCGTACGCGGCGGCTGGCAGCGTATCGACGACGTTTTCGCGCAGCTCGACGGTTTCTTAATCGTGCCGCGTCCCGAAATCGAGCGCAGCGAGCTCGACGTTGCGCTCGCGGCACTTCCGCCGCAACTACGAGCGAAGATCCATTTCATCGACTTGCCTCTGCACATGGATTCAGCGACGACGGTGCGCGATCGTCTCGAAGCACTTGAAACGGTGCGGTATTTGGTGCCGGAGGCCGTTTGGCGCTACATTACCGAGCGCGGTTTGTACACGAACGGCGTGGCGCAGAAATGA
- the smc gene encoding chromosome segregation protein SMC, with translation MRLKQLRVFGFKTFAEPLKLDFEPGITAIVGPNGSGKSNLVDAIRWALGEQSTKQLRSNRTDDVIFAGNTKRKPLGMAEVSLVFDNEDRHLPVDFNEVEISRRAYRAGEIEYYLNRSHVRLRDVMDVLMGSGLGPGSYSIVSQGHIDEILSSKPTERRALFEETAGIARFLARKNEALRRLEHTEVNAIRISDLIAELERRIPELDTQVRRAKRFRRVSTRVRDLELLSYMRASKSRREERDSVRNGLGKLDERQAGAAARAAALAADLTTLRTSLYRHELALEEQRVAAQEARAKLADLQTALAATHARREALEAQSSASVADEARAQAERGQLENTLRTLSAQIAPLMVRVDEERAIEVRITAALAQARSALDAAFNALRAFETAAAEKLASEAERRATIASADREITRFGDELGRLRDARRSIESNVASSRERFATGERELAALERDLQARATAIATLDVQVQTDADRIDTLQTQFTELHGAVASDEARLHTIEELEHSLEGHVPGTRAVMEASSRSELHGVRGVVSQLLQVDERYAQALDAAFGNGLSHIVVETEGDAERAIALLTERELGRATFLPLDGLRARKGHELGARAGRAGVIGYAHTLVQTQPQYAGIVAFLVGRTLVVETLATALALVREENFRDAIVTLAGERIEDGGAITGGRFTRERSILARAAQAETLRRTLPQQRTRLESLEREIDEATAAAESSAERREAARKAHGDMLVAVTDARTRLEALNAEIERLDSEITAEAARETGVQEQIDQVRARKTAIERTLEAAGGLDEGAERKRLEAELEGAREFVTRNEAEQQQAAATLSRAREEASTAQAERDAAQARLAMLDQNAQRASDARSSTVREITSLVEQQNAQEREVTALERAVVDADGKFAAARTERERLSDRGMVLDGEQRGAESEEREIAAQGEEARTRLAQIDAELGMLTAQFAQNPATEDELRDVESRYIQESDEILEELPRLREELARLSANVNLNAESERDELAQRETFLREQIDDLARARETLLATIREIELSTQSEFNATFEKVAAAFAEMFKRLFPGGEARMWQTEPEKLSESGIEISVQPPGKKMTPLQSLSGGERAMTAVALIFALIATRPSPFYLLDEVDAALDETNVDRFSAMVRDVAHHAQIVIVTHNKRTMDLAQRLYGVTMAEPGISSIVSVALDEAPAAAAGERLPAARRESAIA, from the coding sequence GTGAGACTCAAACAGCTTAGAGTCTTCGGTTTCAAGACGTTCGCAGAACCACTCAAGCTCGATTTCGAGCCTGGGATCACTGCGATCGTTGGTCCGAACGGTTCGGGGAAATCGAATCTCGTCGACGCAATTCGTTGGGCGCTCGGCGAACAAAGCACGAAACAATTGCGCTCGAATCGCACCGACGACGTAATCTTCGCCGGCAATACGAAGCGCAAACCGCTGGGTATGGCCGAAGTCTCGCTCGTTTTCGACAACGAGGACCGGCATCTGCCGGTTGACTTCAATGAAGTCGAGATTTCTCGTCGCGCCTACCGCGCCGGCGAAATCGAATATTATCTCAACCGTTCGCACGTGCGCTTGCGCGACGTCATGGACGTGCTCATGGGCAGTGGGCTCGGACCAGGCTCGTATTCGATCGTTTCGCAAGGACACATCGACGAGATTCTCTCGTCAAAGCCCACCGAACGGCGCGCGCTTTTCGAAGAAACCGCGGGCATCGCGCGCTTTCTTGCGCGTAAGAACGAGGCGTTACGCCGTCTCGAGCACACGGAAGTCAACGCGATTCGCATCAGCGATCTGATCGCCGAGCTCGAGCGCCGCATCCCCGAGCTCGACACGCAAGTTCGACGCGCCAAGCGCTTCCGTCGCGTCTCGACACGCGTGCGCGATCTCGAGCTTCTGTCGTACATGCGCGCTAGCAAGAGCCGTCGCGAGGAACGCGATAGCGTTCGCAACGGACTCGGTAAGCTCGACGAGCGACAAGCCGGCGCCGCAGCCCGTGCCGCGGCGCTGGCCGCCGATCTCACAACCCTGCGTACGTCGCTCTATCGTCACGAGCTCGCACTCGAGGAACAGCGCGTTGCGGCGCAGGAGGCGCGCGCGAAGCTTGCCGATCTGCAAACCGCGCTTGCCGCGACGCACGCCCGGCGCGAAGCCCTCGAAGCCCAGAGCAGCGCTTCCGTTGCCGACGAAGCGCGCGCCCAAGCCGAACGCGGACAGCTCGAGAACACGCTGCGAACCTTGTCGGCGCAAATTGCGCCGCTAATGGTTCGCGTCGACGAAGAGCGCGCGATCGAGGTTCGCATTACTGCGGCGCTGGCGCAAGCGCGCTCGGCGCTCGATGCCGCGTTCAACGCGCTGCGCGCGTTCGAAACTGCTGCCGCCGAGAAGCTCGCAAGTGAGGCCGAACGCCGGGCGACGATTGCGAGCGCCGATCGTGAGATCACCCGCTTCGGCGATGAACTGGGGCGCCTGCGTGACGCACGCCGCAGCATCGAAAGCAATGTCGCATCTTCGCGCGAGCGTTTTGCAACCGGCGAGCGTGAGCTGGCCGCGCTCGAGCGCGATCTCCAGGCCCGCGCGACCGCGATCGCGACGCTCGACGTCCAAGTGCAAACGGATGCCGACCGCATCGACACGCTGCAAACGCAATTCACGGAATTGCACGGCGCGGTCGCGAGCGATGAAGCGCGTCTGCACACGATCGAAGAGCTCGAGCATTCGCTCGAGGGTCATGTTCCCGGAACCCGTGCCGTCATGGAGGCCTCGTCGCGCAGCGAGCTGCACGGCGTGCGCGGTGTCGTTTCGCAGCTGCTGCAAGTCGACGAACGCTACGCGCAAGCGCTCGATGCCGCGTTCGGTAATGGCCTCTCGCACATTGTCGTCGAGACTGAAGGCGATGCGGAACGCGCGATCGCGCTTCTGACCGAACGCGAGCTTGGACGCGCGACGTTCTTGCCGCTCGACGGGCTACGCGCACGCAAAGGACACGAGCTGGGAGCTCGTGCGGGACGTGCCGGCGTCATCGGCTATGCGCACACCTTGGTGCAAACGCAGCCGCAGTACGCCGGTATCGTGGCTTTCTTAGTCGGCCGTACGCTGGTCGTCGAGACGCTTGCAACGGCGCTCGCGCTCGTGCGCGAGGAAAATTTCCGCGATGCGATCGTCACGCTGGCCGGCGAACGCATCGAGGACGGCGGCGCGATCACCGGCGGGCGCTTCACGCGCGAGCGTTCGATTCTGGCGCGTGCGGCGCAAGCCGAAACGCTTCGTCGAACGCTGCCCCAGCAACGTACACGGCTCGAATCGCTCGAGCGCGAGATCGATGAAGCGACGGCAGCCGCGGAATCGAGCGCCGAGCGCCGCGAAGCCGCACGCAAAGCTCATGGCGACATGCTGGTTGCCGTTACCGATGCCCGCACGCGCCTCGAAGCTCTGAATGCGGAGATCGAGCGGCTTGACAGCGAGATCACGGCCGAGGCTGCACGCGAAACCGGCGTTCAAGAACAAATCGATCAAGTGCGTGCGCGCAAGACTGCGATCGAGCGAACGCTCGAAGCTGCCGGCGGACTCGATGAGGGTGCCGAGCGCAAACGTTTGGAAGCCGAGCTCGAAGGCGCTCGCGAGTTTGTAACCCGCAACGAGGCCGAGCAGCAACAAGCCGCGGCAACGCTGTCGCGCGCGCGTGAAGAAGCCTCGACCGCGCAAGCCGAGCGCGACGCCGCGCAGGCGCGTCTCGCGATGCTGGATCAAAACGCGCAACGCGCGTCAGACGCTCGCTCGTCGACGGTGCGCGAGATCACCTCACTGGTCGAGCAGCAAAACGCACAGGAGCGCGAGGTCACGGCGCTCGAGCGCGCGGTCGTCGACGCGGATGGCAAATTCGCTGCTGCCCGCACCGAACGCGAACGTCTTTCTGATCGCGGGATGGTGCTCGACGGCGAGCAACGCGGCGCCGAGAGCGAAGAGCGCGAGATTGCTGCGCAAGGCGAAGAGGCGCGCACGCGTTTGGCGCAGATCGACGCCGAGCTTGGAATGCTGACCGCGCAGTTCGCACAAAATCCCGCGACCGAAGACGAGCTGCGCGACGTCGAGTCGCGTTACATTCAAGAGTCGGACGAGATTCTCGAGGAGCTTCCGCGCTTGCGCGAAGAGCTCGCGCGGCTCTCGGCCAACGTCAACCTGAACGCCGAATCGGAACGCGATGAGCTTGCGCAGCGCGAGACGTTCCTGCGCGAGCAGATCGACGATTTGGCCCGCGCGCGTGAAACCTTGCTCGCGACGATTCGTGAAATCGAACTCTCGACGCAATCAGAGTTCAATGCGACGTTCGAAAAGGTCGCGGCTGCATTCGCGGAGATGTTCAAGCGCCTTTTCCCCGGCGGCGAGGCGCGTATGTGGCAGACCGAGCCCGAAAAGCTTTCGGAAAGCGGAATCGAGATCTCGGTACAACCGCCGGGCAAGAAGATGACGCCGCTGCAGTCGCTCTCGGGAGGCGAACGCGCCATGACGGCGGTCGCACTGATCTTTGCGTTGATCGCAACGCGCCCGTCGCCGTTTTATCTGCTCGACGAAGTCGATGCGGCGCTCGACGAGACGAATGTGGATCGTTTCTCCGCGATGGTTCGCGACGTCGCGCACCATGCGCAAATCGTGATCGTCACGCACAACAAACGCACGATGGATCTCGCGCAACGGCTCTACGGCGTGACAATGGCCGAGCCGGGCATCAGCTCGATCGTCTCGGTCGCGCTCGACGAAGCTCCGGCGGCGGCCGCGGGCGAACGACTCCCGGCAGCACGCCGGGAGAGTGCGATTGCGTGA
- the rnc gene encoding ribonuclease III — MAGEARRRRLRTLLRTSGLTRIKSAAVDRAFVHDSAVLVERLVDANASNQRLEFLGDAVLSLVTARWLYVRYPDEREGELTRRRAALVNDAMLAHTARRLGFGDVLVLGVAEAAAGGAERESILAGAFEAFIGALYLEAGLATAERFVVRQHLTNVEHAEMASADPKTALQELTQARMGTMPIYVDAASGPAHSRTFTSRVHVRGQLLGEGIGSSKKAAQRAAAQIALSVLSAEDQANP, encoded by the coding sequence ATGGCTGGTGAGGCGCGCCGCCGGCGCCTGCGTACGCTGCTTCGAACGAGTGGACTCACGCGGATCAAATCCGCGGCGGTCGACCGCGCCTTCGTGCACGATAGCGCCGTCCTCGTCGAGCGGCTCGTCGACGCGAACGCCAGCAATCAGCGGCTGGAATTTCTCGGCGACGCCGTGCTCTCGCTGGTCACCGCGCGCTGGCTTTACGTGCGCTATCCTGACGAGCGTGAGGGTGAGCTCACCCGCCGTCGCGCGGCGCTCGTGAACGACGCGATGCTCGCACACACCGCGCGGCGCCTCGGCTTCGGTGACGTTCTGGTCCTTGGCGTAGCAGAGGCCGCGGCCGGCGGCGCCGAGCGCGAGTCGATCCTGGCCGGCGCGTTCGAGGCATTCATCGGGGCGCTCTATTTGGAAGCCGGGCTCGCGACCGCCGAGCGCTTTGTGGTGCGCCAGCATCTTACAAACGTCGAGCACGCCGAAATGGCGTCGGCCGACCCGAAGACGGCGCTGCAAGAGCTGACGCAGGCGCGGATGGGAACGATGCCCATCTACGTTGATGCGGCGAGCGGTCCGGCGCATAGCCGCACCTTCACGTCGCGCGTGCACGTACGCGGTCAGTTGCTCGGTGAGGGAATCGGCAGCAGCAAGAAGGCGGCGCAACGCGCGGCCGCGCAAATTGCACTCAGCGTGCTATCGGCCGAGGACCAGGCGAATCCGTGA
- the fabF gene encoding beta-ketoacyl-ACP synthase II, with protein sequence MYKPTEPLQRRRVVVTGMGAITPIGNSRETFWDALIAGRSGVGPITAFDPSQLRARIAAEIKDFDADAMIGKREARRMDRFAQFAMVAADEAIADAKFPDDQDLRNRTGSLVGTGIGGIVTIQETTFKVAESKDISRVSPFFIPMLMSNAAGAQISMKYRLRGPLYAVSSACASANDAMASAFDAIARGSADAVITGGAEATVISIAVGGFDSMKALSTRNDEPERASRPFDRDRDGFVLGEGAGILVFEERDAAIKRGAKIYAEVLGYGQSADAFNLVQPDPDGIGATFAMRRALESSQLSTGDIDYINAHATSTPLGDPSESAAIEKVFGDDAMRLAVSSTKSMHGHLLGAAGAIEGIAAILAVERDIIPPTINLENPDPRCRLDYVPNVARKTRVRAAMSNAFGFGGHNTVVIFGKHAA encoded by the coding sequence TTGTACAAACCCACCGAGCCTCTGCAGAGACGCCGCGTCGTCGTTACCGGGATGGGGGCGATCACGCCTATCGGGAACAGCCGCGAGACGTTCTGGGACGCTTTGATTGCCGGGCGGAGCGGGGTAGGCCCGATCACGGCGTTCGATCCCTCGCAGCTCCGCGCCCGAATTGCAGCCGAGATCAAAGACTTCGATGCCGATGCGATGATCGGCAAACGTGAGGCGCGGCGCATGGACCGGTTCGCGCAATTTGCGATGGTCGCAGCCGACGAAGCGATCGCCGACGCCAAGTTCCCTGACGATCAAGATCTGCGCAATCGCACCGGGTCGCTGGTCGGTACCGGGATCGGCGGCATCGTCACGATTCAAGAGACCACGTTCAAGGTCGCCGAGTCGAAAGATATCTCGCGCGTCTCGCCGTTCTTCATTCCGATGCTGATGTCCAACGCAGCCGGCGCGCAGATCTCGATGAAGTACCGTTTGCGCGGTCCGCTTTACGCCGTTTCCAGCGCCTGCGCGAGCGCCAACGACGCAATGGCGTCCGCATTCGATGCGATCGCGCGCGGATCGGCCGATGCGGTGATTACAGGCGGCGCGGAAGCGACCGTCATCTCGATTGCCGTCGGCGGATTCGATTCGATGAAAGCGCTTTCGACGCGGAACGACGAGCCTGAACGCGCCAGCCGTCCGTTCGATCGCGATCGCGATGGATTCGTGCTGGGCGAGGGCGCCGGCATACTCGTCTTCGAGGAGCGCGATGCTGCGATCAAACGCGGCGCCAAGATTTACGCTGAAGTACTGGGTTACGGGCAGTCCGCGGACGCGTTCAATCTCGTGCAGCCCGATCCCGACGGGATCGGCGCGACGTTTGCGATGCGACGCGCCCTCGAAAGCTCGCAGTTGTCTACCGGTGACATCGACTACATCAACGCGCATGCGACCTCGACGCCGCTCGGCGATCCCTCGGAGAGCGCCGCGATCGAGAAAGTCTTCGGCGACGACGCCATGCGCCTCGCAGTTTCCTCGACCAAGAGCATGCACGGGCATTTGCTCGGTGCCGCGGGCGCGATCGAGGGGATCGCAGCGATCCTCGCGGTCGAGCGCGATATCATCCCGCCCACGATCAACCTCGAGAATCCCGACCCCAGATGCCGGCTCGATTACGTTCCGAACGTTGCGCGCAAGACGCGCGTGCGGGCTGCGATGTCGAACGCGTTCGGGTTCGGCGGTCACAATACGGTCGTGATCTTTGGAAAGCACGCAGCGTAG
- the rpmA gene encoding 50S ribosomal protein L27, which yields MFVFDLQLFASKKGAGSTRNGRDSNSQRLGVKRFGGEAVIPGNIIVRQRGTRFHPGKGVGIGKDHTIFALVAGRVEFTNARNRKHVNVLP from the coding sequence ATGTTCGTTTTCGACCTCCAGCTATTCGCTTCCAAGAAGGGTGCGGGCTCGACCCGCAACGGCCGCGATTCCAACTCGCAGCGGTTGGGCGTGAAACGCTTTGGGGGCGAGGCGGTCATCCCGGGAAACATCATCGTCCGGCAACGCGGGACGCGGTTCCACCCCGGCAAGGGCGTCGGCATCGGTAAGGACCACACGATTTTCGCGCTCGTCGCGGGTCGTGTCGAGTTCACGAATGCCCGGAACCGCAAGCACGTCAACGTCCTTCCCTAA
- the lysA gene encoding diaminopimelate decarboxylase, translating into MITGDDPRVLCASGHTRNANGMLAISGVDAGELAQTYGTPLVVFDASTFERTLERFHRAAEPHGISIAYAAKALLFVALVRRIARHAWLKLDVCSSGEIATAQRGGLDPARMYLHGCGKSEAELDAAIEGRVAFVVIDGIDELQALAARARGRAVSIGLRFNTGIEIQTHDFIRTGGENTKFGIAPGDLERAFDVLDAHPNIALGALHAHMGSQIFEEAPYAANLDVLAELAARAHARGRTIPALLLGGGFGVDEDVAVSEAFDIASTLTDLTRRTREAASGAGMPVPKLGIEPGRSLVASAGTTLYRVAAIKDSGTRRFVVIDGSIADNPRPAIYGAFHQPLVASSQARGLLRRVTIAGRSCENDVMMDADLPDDLRAGDLLVFCTTGAYTFAMASNYNRFGRPAVVEVESGRHQLAVRRENSEDVLRNDVV; encoded by the coding sequence ATGATTACGGGTGACGATCCGCGCGTGCTTTGCGCGAGCGGACACACGCGCAACGCAAACGGGATGCTCGCAATTTCCGGCGTCGACGCCGGCGAGCTTGCGCAAACGTACGGCACACCGCTCGTCGTATTCGACGCATCGACGTTCGAACGAACTCTGGAGCGTTTTCATCGCGCGGCCGAGCCGCACGGTATCTCGATTGCTTATGCTGCCAAAGCGCTGCTGTTCGTTGCGCTGGTACGGCGTATTGCACGGCATGCGTGGCTCAAGCTCGACGTCTGTTCAAGCGGCGAGATCGCAACTGCGCAGCGCGGCGGTCTCGATCCGGCGCGCATGTATCTGCATGGCTGCGGCAAGAGTGAGGCCGAGCTCGATGCGGCGATCGAAGGCCGGGTTGCGTTCGTCGTCATCGACGGAATCGACGAGTTGCAAGCGCTTGCGGCGCGCGCGCGGGGCCGTGCGGTTTCGATCGGATTGCGTTTCAATACCGGCATCGAGATCCAGACCCACGATTTCATTCGAACCGGCGGCGAAAACACAAAGTTCGGAATTGCGCCCGGCGATCTCGAGCGGGCCTTCGATGTTCTCGACGCGCACCCGAACATCGCGCTCGGTGCGCTGCACGCGCACATGGGTTCGCAGATTTTCGAGGAAGCGCCCTACGCCGCGAATCTCGACGTGCTCGCGGAGCTTGCGGCGCGAGCGCATGCGCGCGGACGCACCATTCCCGCGTTGCTGCTCGGCGGCGGCTTCGGCGTCGACGAAGACGTCGCGGTTTCGGAAGCGTTCGATATCGCGAGCACGCTTACGGACCTAACGCGCCGCACCCGGGAAGCCGCGTCGGGCGCCGGCATGCCCGTTCCCAAACTTGGAATCGAACCGGGCCGTTCGCTGGTCGCAAGCGCCGGCACGACACTCTACCGGGTCGCGGCAATCAAAGACTCCGGAACCCGCCGGTTCGTCGTCATCGACGGCAGCATCGCCGACAACCCCCGGCCCGCGATTTACGGGGCCTTCCACCAACCATTGGTTGCCAGCTCACAAGCACGCGGGCTGCTAAGACGTGTGACGATCGCCGGCCGATCGTGCGAGAACGACGTCATGATGGACGCCGACCTCCCCGATGACTTGCGGGCCGGTGACTTGCTCGTGTTCTGTACGACCGGGGCCTATACGTTCGCGATGGCAAGCAACTACAACCGATTTGGCCGTCCAGCCGTCGTTGAAGTCGAATCCGGACGTCATCAATTGGCCGTTCGGCGTGAAAATTCCGAAGACGTTTTGCGCAACGATGTAGTATGA